One genomic window of candidate division WOR-3 bacterium includes the following:
- the rpiB gene encoding ribose 5-phosphate isomerase B, whose amino-acid sequence MKIGIGADHRGFRLKEDLKKFLEENNYQIKDFGTYSEEPCDYPDFAFPLCEALIKKEINRGILICGSGLGMSISANKVKGIRATLCLNKEMAKMARNHNNANILVLAANFTSLETAKEIVSTFLNEDFEGGRHLRRINKIRKYENRSIGK is encoded by the coding sequence ATGAAAATTGGTATTGGTGCCGACCATCGAGGATTCCGTTTAAAGGAAGATTTAAAAAAATTTTTAGAAGAAAATAATTATCAAATAAAAGATTTCGGAACCTATTCCGAAGAACCTTGCGATTATCCGGATTTTGCTTTTCCCCTTTGCGAAGCATTAATAAAAAAAGAAATCAATCGGGGTATTTTAATCTGCGGTTCCGGATTAGGAATGTCAATCTCTGCTAACAAAGTAAAAGGAATAAGGGCAACTCTTTGTTTAAATAAAGAAATGGCAAAAATGGCAAGAAATCACAATAATGCTAATATATTAGTATTGGCAGCAAATTTCACTTCTTTAGAAACTGCCAAAGAAATAGTTTCAACTTTCCTTAATGAAGATTTTGAAGGTGGTAGACATTTAAGAAGAATAAATAAAATAAGAAAATATGAAAATCGTTCCATTGGCAAGTGA
- a CDS encoding MBL fold metallo-hydrolase has product MKIVPLASDSLGTRSMATYVESENIGILIDPAVALSPSRFNLPPHPLELQRKEEQLNLIKEKAKQSSIIIITHYHYDHHNPDELSIYQDKILLIKDLENFINESQKIRAHYFLEKIKGVPKRIEIADNKEWLMENIKIKFSSPVTHGPKEYLGYVIQILISNENENFIFTSDVQGIVNDDQLNFILENNPKILYADGPMTYMLNYRYRKEDLEISINNIKRIINETDVETIILDHHLTRDENFKDYLKEILNQNKTKILTAAEYLGKENELLEARRRELYKKL; this is encoded by the coding sequence ATGAAAATCGTTCCATTGGCAAGTGATTCCTTAGGAACAAGAAGTATGGCAACCTATGTGGAAAGTGAGAATATTGGTATTTTAATTGACCCAGCCGTTGCCTTATCACCATCACGATTTAACCTTCCACCCCATCCCTTAGAATTACAAAGAAAAGAAGAACAACTTAATTTAATCAAAGAGAAAGCAAAACAGAGTTCAATTATAATTATTACCCATTATCACTATGACCATCATAATCCTGATGAACTTAGTATTTATCAAGATAAAATTCTTTTAATAAAAGACTTGGAAAATTTTATAAATGAATCACAGAAAATAAGGGCTCATTATTTTTTAGAAAAAATAAAAGGAGTACCCAAAAGAATTGAAATTGCTGATAATAAAGAATGGTTGATGGAAAATATAAAAATAAAATTCTCTTCACCAGTAACACATGGACCAAAGGAATATTTAGGATATGTTATCCAAATATTAATAAGTAACGAAAATGAAAATTTTATCTTTACTTCCGATGTTCAAGGCATTGTTAACGACGACCAACTAAATTTCATTTTAGAAAATAATCCAAAAATTTTATATGCCGATGGTCCGATGACCTATATGTTAAACTACCGTTATAGAAAAGAAGATTTAGAAATTTCAATAAATAACATAAAAAGAATTATCAATGAAACCGATGTGGAAACAATTATTTTAGACCACCATTTAACCAGAGATGAGAACTTTAAAGATTATCTAAAAGAAATTCTAAACCAAAATAAGACAAAAATCTTAACCGCTGCCGAATATCTGGGAAAAGAAAACGAACTCTTAGAAGCCAGAAGAAGAGAATTATATAAGAAATT